A window of the Microcaecilia unicolor chromosome 5, aMicUni1.1, whole genome shotgun sequence genome harbors these coding sequences:
- the LOC115471246 gene encoding histone H2A, sperm-like, translated as MSGRGKTVQKPKLEHKSRSAKAGITFPVGRIHRLLRRGNYAERIGSGAPIYLAAVMEYLAAEVLELAGNAAKENKKLRILPRHLQLAVRNDEELNKLLYGVTIAQGGVLPNIQAPLLPKKTKGSAQASKPAESQEF; from the coding sequence ATGTCTGGGCGTGGAAAGACTGTTCAGAAACCCAAACTAGAACACAAGTCTAGGTCAGCCAAAGCAGGTATAACATTCCCTGTTGGCCGAATTCATCGCCTTCTAAGAAGGGGGAACTATGCTGAGagaattggctctggggccccaaTCTACCTGGCAGCAGTAATGGAATACCTAGCGGCAGAGGTCCTGGAATTGGCTGGGAATGCAGCAAAGGAGAACAAGAAGCTGAGGATCTTGCCAAGACACTTGCAACTGGCAGTAAGAAATGATGAGGAATTAAACAAACTGCTTTATGGTGTCACCATTGCCCAGGGAGGGGTCTTGCCAAACATTCAAGCTCCTCTTTTACCCAAGAAAACAAAAGGATCTGCCCAGGCTTCAAAACCTGCAGAATCCCAAGAATTCTAG